Proteins from one Juglans microcarpa x Juglans regia isolate MS1-56 chromosome 1S, Jm3101_v1.0, whole genome shotgun sequence genomic window:
- the LOC121247408 gene encoding MDIS1-interacting receptor like kinase 2-like gives MNNLTSLLGFLVAENNMSGYLPPNIWANGLLRYFAASANNFVGPIPKSLGNCTNLIRFQVQRNQLKGDISEYFGICLCLVYIDLSYNKLNGKLSINWWQSKNLTSLKISDNRISGTIPVDLYKASRLGYLDMSRNQFVGKISKELWALKLLFTLKLNENEHSGELPRELGQLRYLELLNLSHNYLSASIPSTFSEMLSLTWVDISYNRLEGPLPDNKAFSKVPMRALEHNRAIYCACFQNMRKPDHEPRDAENETLFEISSYDGKMVYEYLGGGSLGKSISSEVKAIQFDWIKRVNVVRGVAKALSYLHHDCSPPIIHRDISSNNILLDLENEAHISDFGTARILKPNSSNWTSSYAGTFC, from the exons ATGAATAATCTTACATCTCTGCTTGGTTTTCTAGTGGCCGAGAACAACATGTCTGGCTATTTACCACCAAACATATGGGCTAATGGGTTATTGAGATACTTCGCTGCTAGTGCAAACAACTTCGTTGGTCCCATTCCAAAAAGTTTAGGAAACTGTACCAACTTAATCAGGTTTCAGGTCCAAAGAAATCAACTGAAAGGTGACATATCAGAATATTTTGGCATATGCCTATGTTTGGTTTACATCGATCTGAGTTATAACAAGTTGAATGGTAAGCTGTCAATCAATTGGTGGCAAAGCAAAAACCTAACAAGCTTGAAGATCTCAGACAATAGAATTTCAGGTACAATCCCAGTTGATCTTTATAAAGCAAGTCGACTTGGATATCTTGACATGTCCCGAAATCAGTTCGTAGGAAAAATTTCAAAGGAATTGTGGGCCTTGAAGTTACTGTTCACTCTTAAACTGAATGAAAATGAACATTCAG GAGAGCTTCCACGGGAGCTTGGACAATTACGCTACTTGGAATTATTAAACCTCTCCCACAACTATCTGTCTGCCTCGATACCATCAACTTTTAGTGAAATGTTAAGCTTGACATGGGTGGATATATCATACAATAGATTGGAGGGTCCTCTTCCTGACAACAAAGCTTTCAGCAAGGTGCCAATGAGAGCTCTAGAACATAATAGAG CAATCTACTGTGCTTGCTTCCAGAATATGAGAAAGCCAGATCATGAGCCAAGGGATGCAGAAAATGAAACTCTGTTTGAAATTTCGAGCTATGATGGGAAAATG GTTTATGAGTACTTAGGAGGGGGAAGCTTGGGAAAGAGTATAAGTAGTGAGGTGAAAGCAATACAGTTCGATTGGATCAAGAGGGTTAACGTCGTAAGAGGTGTTGCTAAAGCTTTATCCTACCTACACCACGACTGCTCACCTCCAATTATTCATCGAGATATATCAAGTAACAATATTCTGTTGGATTTGGAAAATGAGGCTCACATCTCCGACTTCGGCACAGCCAGGATTTTGAAGCCTAACTCATCCAATTGGACATCATCATATGCAGGCACCTTTTGTTGA